The Ornithorhynchus anatinus isolate Pmale09 chromosome 1, mOrnAna1.pri.v4, whole genome shotgun sequence genome includes a window with the following:
- the LOC120638916 gene encoding AT-rich interactive domain-containing protein 1B-like has translation MAELEAGSGCGGIGDDHRSDSRSGGSVAEGAAPAAAAAGGGEGGGEEAAAANAPYEDYECKICYNYFDLERRAPKLLECLHTFCQECLSQLHLRGAAQQQQQQQQQRELQRGEEAQPLQQRLQQQQQQQQQQQQRQQQGPSWQEDGGPGWDVGAGPRGSGGLACPVCRHRTALPDSRVHGLPNNTKLAEAFPLYLRAARDPLPQDRLPPLPPPPPAARPADPAPPRRTGPSARTPPPRTPGPASTAYESCHNCKRAALTAGCVCVVFSFLAMVVLLFTGLIFVNHYGGGGGGGGARGGGAGGPAGGGGSQAGGPAAAPSGSPVPSPVGPICLSVASILALFSVVVTWLICWLKYRPEAAAAAAGGGAGPGRGRAAPSGRRSRP, from the coding sequence ATGGCCGAGCTGGAGGCGGGCAGCGGCTGCGGGGGCATCGGCGACGACCACCGGAGCGACAGCAGGAGCGGCGGCAGCGTAGCGGAGGGtgcagcaccagcagcagcagcagcaggaggaggagaaggagggggagaggaggcggcggcggccaacGCTCCGTACGAGGACTACGAGTGCAAGATCTGCTACAACTACTTCGACTTGGAGCGGCGGGCTCCCAAGCTGCTGGAGTGCCTGCACACCTTCTGCCAGGAGTGCCTCAGCCAGCTGCACCTCCGCGGGGccgcccagcagcagcagcagcagcagcagcagcgggagctGCAGCGCGGGGAAGAGGCGCAGCCGTTGCAGCAGcggttgcagcagcagcagcagcagcagcagcagcagcagcagcggcagcagcagggcCCGTCCTGGCAGGAGGACGGGGGTCCGGGGTGGGATGTCGGGGCTGGCCCCCGGGGCTCGGGGGGCCTGGCCTGCCCGGTGTGCCGCCACCGCACGGCCCTGCCGGACAGCCGGGTGCACGGCCTGCCCAACAACACCAAGCTGGCCGAGGCCTTCCCGCTCTACCTGCGGGCCGCCCGGGACCCGCTGCCCCAGGACCGCCtgccgcccctgcccccgccccccccggcggcccggcccgccgaccccgccccgccccgcaggaccggcccctccgcccggaccccgccgccccggacccccggcccggcctcgacCGCCTACGAGAGCTGCCACAACTGCAAGCGGGCGGCGCTGACGGCGGGCTGCGTCTGCGTCGTCTTCTCCTTCCTGGCCATGGTCGTGCTGCTCTTCACCGGCCTCATCTTCGTCAACCactacggaggaggaggaggaggaggaggagcacggggaggaggagcaggcgggccggccggcggcggcggcagccaggccgggggtcccgccgccgcccccagcGGCTCGCCGGTCCCGTCCCCCGTGGGTCCCATCTGCCTGTCGGTGGCCAGCATCCTGGCCCTCTTCTCCGTCGTCGTCACCTGGCTCATCTGCTGGCTCAAGTACCggcccgaggcggcggcggcggcggcgggcgggggcgccgggcccggccggggcaggGCCGCCCCCTCGGGCCGCAGGAGCCGCCCCTGA